Within Spinacia oleracea cultivar Varoflay chromosome 4, BTI_SOV_V1, whole genome shotgun sequence, the genomic segment TGCTGGTGGTGTTGTTCAGAATAGAATCTTGCAGGAAGTTCCTATTGTGCTGGATTGGAACATTCAACTGAATACTTCCTGCAGAGAGGCGAAACAGATGAATTCGACTGATAATCCGTACTTTTGTCAGTCTAATACTGAATGTTTTGATACTTATATGGGATACCGTTGCCGCTGCCTCCGTGGCTACGAGGGAAATCCTTATCTTCAATCTGGTTGCAAAGGTATGGTTAAGTTACAGCATAGGCAGAGttagtgtttgtcatttttACTTGATGAATAGAAAATTTCGAATAAAACTGATCATCTTGAGCCCGACCCGCTGGCCGGCTCGGCCCGAAAAAAGCTGGTATTGGGGCAGAAATTTTAGGCCCGGTTATATTTTCTTGGTGGGTTTTGGGCAACTCAAACTTGAATTTTAGTTATACACTTGACCCAATCCGAAAATGTCccaaaatagcgggttttgggtAGAAAAAAAACTGCCCGGACTTTTGGCATTGCCCAACATGATGGGCAAAAAAATTTGGTCGTGGCCCGAACCCAAGCCGACCTGCCTTCACGGAAGGCCACGTTTGGGCTGGGCCATGACCAAAATAAGCCCATTGTGGGGCCAGGTCAAACTTTCTGCCGTTTTTtgtgcccaaaacccgctataTTGGTCTAATAATAGCGGGGGTTTTGGATCATTTTCGGGTCAAACTAAAATCGGGCCGGGTCAGAACGGGCCTGAAATCTGCCCAGAATCCGCTATTTTAGGAGCGGGCTCAAGATGATCCGGTCtagaaattttcaattttattctTAACAAGGAACTTCATTTTCATCTTAACTTTTGTATAGACATCAATGAGTGCGCTGCTGGTACGAATAATCCATGTACCACGGCTTGTGTTAACACTGTGGGGGGCTACAGATGCTCTTGCCCTCGAGGTTATTCTGGCGATGGACAAAAGTCTGGGAGTGGTTGCGTACGGAATCCGGATAAGAGCTCGTCAACCCTCAAGAAAATCACTCTTGGTAATCTCTCAGTCTGTTTATCTTTTGAGAAATTTTTTCATTATGTACCAGTCTGTTCTGTTTCTGTTTGAAAGATGAGAATATGAATATGCTCAACATTTTGGTAACAGGCACTAAACACTGGTGTTCTGTATATCAGGCACGCGCTGAAATTCTAATGTCTTTATGCAGTTTAAAGAAATTGGGTAGTTTAAATTAGGAGTCCGGATCCTCTATTCCAATTCATGACCCATCTACTGTCCCAACTTAACAAAATTGGATTAATTTCATTTTTTGTGATGAAATTGGTGACTTGCTAGTTAGGATAGGGAGAGTTCCAATAAGTAGTAGATGATTTCTCATCAAAAACAAACTTTTTGATTGATATTTATGAAAAAATCATTCTCAATAGGTAATTAAACCtcatttttcaaaataaaattcattactcTGTAAATGACAGCTAATAAGGTGGTAGGGGGTATGCATGGGTCAAAACATGAATAACTTATTTGTATTCTTTGTAAATAATCAAATTTTGTTGAGTTGGGACAGTAGATAGGACAGCAATTTGGAACAGAGGATCCGGATGCTTATATTAGGCAATattttgttcaccttatttccgtttatttcagaaaaaataagttcagataagataagttcaggaaaaataagggcaaATTATAACTacaataagttttgataaattcagataagttcaactACTTTCAGATAAGaatgaaaatcaggtgaatagagaCGCACCTTTGGTAATCAGCATAATGAATTTCCAAATGTGTTTGTTTGTGAATTGCAGGATTAGGCATATCCTTGGGAACAATACTTCTGCTCCTTGTTGGTTGGTGGTTTTCTTCTGTAATAAAAAAGAGAAGGATAATCAAACAAAAGGCCAAATACTTCGAGCGAAATGGTGGTATGTTACTAGAACAACAAATGGCTACTGATGAAAGTGTAGTAGCAAGACTTAAAATCTTTACTGCAGACGAATTAGACAAAGCAACTGACCACTTCAACGAGGACAGGATCATCGGACAAGGAGGTCAAGGTACGGTCTACAAAGGAATGTTAAGCGAAGGGAAAATCGTTGCCATAAAAAAGGCGAAAAAGGTTGATGAAAGTCAGTTGGGAGGTTTCATCAATGAAGTGGTTATATCATCACAGATTAACCACAGGAATATAGTGAAGTTACTAGGATGTTGTTTAGAAACCGAGGTCCCCATATTAGTTTACGAGTTCATCCAAAATGGGACTCTCTTCCATCATATTCATAACCCGAGTGAAGAGTTTTCTATCACATGGAGAATGCGTTTGCAGATTGCTTCTGATTCAGCTGGAGCACTAGCTTACTTGCATTCATCGTCTGCTATTCCTATCCTTCATCGAGACATTAAATCCTCAAATATACTCTTGGATGATAAATACAGGGGGAAATTGTCAGATTTTGGGACTTCATTGTCGATTTCTATTGATCAAACTCATGTTACCACTCGAGTTATGGGGACGTTTGGTTATTTAGATCCGGAGTACTTTCAATCAAGTATGTTCACCGAAAAGAGTGATGTCTATAGCTTCGGGGTAGTTCTTGTCGAGCTTATAACCGGACAAAAGGCAATACGTGCTACATTGGAAGAAGATAGAAGTTTGACATCTTGGTTTCTTTCCCATATGAAAGACTCTCGTCTGCAGGATATTGTAGATTCTGAAGTCCTGCAAGAGGGTTCAGAAGAAGAGTTGCAGACTATTGCGAATCTTGCAATGCGGTGTTTAAACTTGGATGGAAAGAAAAGACCCACCATGAAAGAAGTTCTGATAGAGATAGAGGGGGTAATATCACTTCATTTCCTTGAAAGAAATAGAAAGAACGGCCCAGAAACCGAGGAAACAGTCACCGGAAAAATCAATCATATGTATGAAGGACATGGTTATTCGAGTTCTAGCGCATTTTATAAAGAGAATAGCTCTTTATGTTCTGCAGAAATGTCTTTGTTATTCAATCCTAGATAATGATAAATGTAGAGTGGAAAATGTGTCATTCCTTCTTATTAAAAGGAACATGGTTTCCCCTTGAGAAAGTTGTTTTCCACCCTTAAGAGAAAGTTGATTTCCACCCTTAAGAAAATTGTTTTCCGccttaaaacaaacaaataaaataagaaaatcatTTTTCTGAAAAGTGTTTTCTGTCAAAATAAACGGACCCTCCGTCTTATTCAAAAACCCAACTGGGGCTTCAAAGCTCAGTTACAACAGATTGATAACTACGGGATAttaataaaaacaagaaaagttcCCGGTTCCCTGTTTTTTTCCCTTAATTATTCTGTAAACGTTATGCACTGcatgaatactttgaaaatgaCATGATTGAAGAAGTAACCAACCTGATAAAATTTCTTGCAACCAAGAGCGGGATGCAACTCAAGTTCTACAGGAGAAGTATTCTTCAGAGTCAAGTTGCAGAAGACATTATCAAATCCTGCATAAAATATGCTATATTAAGACATTTTCTGCAGGATGGAAGTTCTGTGGATGAGATCATTGACTTATTATGCAACTATATGTATGTCCTTGGAAAAGATTGTAAGAAAAAGTTATGAGATGCAAAAATGAGTCTTTCAATCCTATGGCTTCTCTTATTCCTCCTACCAGTCTCAGTGGAAGCCATAGCAGATCCCACCAGCAGTACTGCTATACCACCAAAAACTATGCTCACAGCAGCAGTTATCACAAAACACAGCAATTGTGCCCGTACATGTGGCAGCTTAACAATCCCATACCCCTTTGGGGTTGGTCGTCAATGCGCACATGATGATTGGTTCACCATCACATGTGACAAAACCACCTATGATTCTCCGAAAGCCTTCCTTTGGGGACCCCTTGATTTAGAAGATAGGGAAATCTTGGAGATAACAGAAACTGAGGTAGTGATTCGGAATTCTCAGATAGCCTCTAGGTGCTATGATTTTCGGGGAAAGAAGGTATCTGAAAATGAGGGGAAATTTAATATATCAGGTTCTCCCTTCACTTTATCACACACTGCAAACAACCTCACAGTCATTGGCTATAATGACTATGCACTCATTGGTGATTCTGGAGGGACCTCGCCATATGAGGCTCCGCTCTATTATAGGGCTGGTTGCATTACAATGTGTGCAAATCTAACCGTGATGAAGCCAGGATCTTGTTCGGGTTTGGGTTGTTGCCAGACATCCGTCCCAATTGGGTTGCAAGATTTCACAATTGATCTTTACACGGTGGAAAATCGGCAGAGACAGAAAGAATATGTACCTGCTGAATATTGTAGCTACGCGTTCTTTGCTAAAGTTGGCAACTTCAGCTTTGGTGGAGCTTCTGATTTGACGACTAATGGCACCGTGGAAAAGAGAACCAAACAAGAAGTCCCGGTTGTGTTGGATTGGGCTTTTGAACGTTATACTTCCTGCAAAGAGGCGAAAAAGAAGAATATTTGTCAATCAAATGCTGAATGTATTGATTCTGAAGCGGGTGGATACCGCTGCAAATGCCGCTCTGGCTATGAGGGTCAACCTTATCTGGAACCGGGTTGCACAGGTTGGTGcctcccctccccccccccccccccccctcaccCACAATATATGCACAGGGCAATCCTTATCCGCAACCGGGCTGCAACATTATTTGGGCTAACAATAACAGTACAAGTTAAAACTTCATTGAATCCTAAGGACTAGTATAAATTGAATCAAAGTGACAAACCATACTTCCAACTTTCAGTTCTACTATATTGACTTTTTCAACAAATGGCATCCATATTTGGTTATTTATAAGTAAAAAAATGGTCATGTGAGTGGGATCCAATTAAATTCGTCACAATATATGaaagtaaaattttaaaatatcaacATGTAATACTTACACATAATTAAATACATTAGTGGTCAAAATTGTGCTTTAGCAAACATAAAATGGATACGGTACAACTAATAAAATACCTATTGCACCAAAATAAACTTAGGGGGGTGTTTGGTTGAGAGAAGTTTGggccaaaaataaaaagaggtTTGAGGTAAAAGAGTTTAATGAGAATGTTTGGTTGAGCAGGGTAGAGGCTTGAGTCCAACAagctatttaaaaaaaaaaaactaataatacttcctccgttccttaaatattgcaccatgttGACTTCACGTTATCTAACACACGACTTTGACTCGTTATCTCTCGAATTAtgcataagtaaaaattatatataaaaaaatgatCTTAGAAAGTAGACATCAATACAAATCTAATAAGATTCTATATGATTACATATTCTTTTAAGTATATATCAAAAAAGATGGTAAAAGACACAACATGAATAATGTAAAAGTCaacatggtgcgatatttgtgGAGCAGAGGAAGTGTGAGCTTTTGGATGAGAAAGGTTTGAGGTAAAAGAGAGGTTTGACTATCTTAAACCTCTAATGAGAGTTTGTGGTTGAGAATGGATTGGAATAGAGGTTTGAGTCCAAAAGGCTAATATTAAAAAAGCTAAAAACATGAACTTTTTGGTGAGAAGGTGAGAAAAGTTTGAGATAGTGAGAGAAAATGACTATTCTATCTTAAAGTAGGTCAAATTTAGTAATTTCTACCTTTACCAAGGTTGCACAATAACTAATAAATTATGTCAATATCTTAAGTTGTCATTTTACACAATAAAGTAACTATTAACTGTTTACTAGACATTTTTACACAAACGGCTAATACAACCAGTTAGGTACAATCAGCTAGTATAAAACTAGGCACGCTAGGGACTGCCTACACCGGGTCACCGGGCCAAGGGTCTTTTTTAATGGAAGAGAGTTTTGTAGACTAATGCTTCTTTCTTTGTAGTCTTTTTTATGGACATGATGTTATTTTTAATAGACAATGACTGTTTATAATACAAGTAGACCTTTCTGATTAGGGATTTGCCTAGGATTGTGGACTTAATATTTCTGTTACAATAAATGTTAATGGAGATAAGAGTGCTTGTGTCACACGAAGTATTTTATACTCTATTACTGTATTACATGTCATATTGTTTGATAAATCTTTGTTGAGAGAACAACAATCTAATCTGACTCTAAACAATGTCTTAACTTTTGTATAGACATCGATGAGTGTGCTTCTCGTCCATGTGCCAAATATTGCAAAAATGTTGCAGGGAGTTTCAATTGCTCCTGTCCTAGTGGATATTCAGGTGACGGATTCAAATCTGGAAGGGGGTGTTATCCTGACGGCTTATTAAAGATAATCACTAATCTTGGTAATCTTTGCATATCTATTTATCTTTGGAGAATAACCATCAGTGTTCCTATTTGTTCATTTATATTTGAAAGATAAAGTTAGATTATGTTGAACAATGAGGTTATGAATCAAGAACGACGAAATCAATATTGCTCAAAATGCCTTTGTGGTTAATGAAAATGACTGACTTACAAATAATGATAGTCATTTGATTTGTGTTTTAGCTTCAGGATTAGGCATATCCTTGGGAATAATAAGCATGCTCCTTGTTAGCTGGTGGCTTTcttatattatcgaaaagagaAGGATTGTTGAGCAAAAGGCTAAATACTTTGAGCAGAATAGCCGGTTGCTATTACAACAAATGGCTACCGATGAAAGTGCCATGGCAACAATCAAAATCTTCACAATTGATGAGTTAGAAAGAGTTACTGATAACTTTAATGAAGACAGAATACTGGGAAAAGGTGGTCAAGGTACCGTTTATAAAGGAATGCTGAGTGAAGGAAGAATTGTTGCCATAAAGAAGTCAGAAGTGGTTAATGAAAGTCAATTAAGAGATTTTGTTAATGAAGTTGTTATCTTATCACAAATCAATCACAGGAATATAGTGAAGTTATTAGGTTGTTGTTTGGAAGCTGAAGTCCCATTGCTGGTTTACGAGTATATACTAAATGGAACTCTCTTCCAGCATATTCATCATCCAACTGAAGATTTCCCAATCACTTGGAAAATGCGATTGCAAATCGCTTCTGATTCAGCTGGAGCGCTTGCTTATCTGCATACTTCATCCTCTATTCCTATTTTTCATAGAGACATCAAATCATCTAACATACTTTTGGATGACAAGTATAGGGCAAAGTTGTCAGATTTTGGGACATCAAAATTAGTTGCTATCGATCTGACCCATGTAACTACGCATGTTCATGGAACATTTGGTTATTTGGATCCAGTGTACTTCCAATCAAGTCAGTTTACCGAAAAAAGTGATGTGTATAGTTTTGGAGTAGTTCTTATCGAACTTTTAACAGGACAGAAGGCAATAAGAAGTATGATCCAAGAAGATAGAAGTTTGGTATTGTGGTTCCTTTCCCACCTGGAAAACTCTAATTTGCTTGATATTGTAGATTCACAAATCCTCCAAGAGGGTTCAAAGGAAGAGTTTCTCGCCATTGCTAATCTTGGAAAACGATGTTTGAACTTAGATGAGAAGACAAGACCATCAATGAAAGAAGTTCTAGTGGAGATAGAAAGGGTGATGTCACTCCATTTCCCAggaaaaaatcaaaagaacTGGACAGAACAAGTGATCACTGGGACAAGTCGAACAACAAATTATTCATATGACGGCCTTTTAAGTTCTAAAACCTTTTATCCGGAAAATATCTCTTTAAGTTCTGCTGAAACGTCTTTGTTATCCAATCCTAAATGATGGTAAATATCTTCAAGTTCTGGTTTTACTTTCACATGTCTCACACTTCCACGCCATAAATTTAAGTACTACTTTTCAAAAGCTGGTGTATCGTCTATGTATTTTTCATTTATTCAATCCTAGATGATGGTTAATATATTTCTTCAATTTTCTATTCGTTGGACTAGTGCATTGTTTTAGGAAGGGGAGTTTTGCTTGACAGTGAGATTAGAAGAAGAAAAACAAGGCCAGATCTCTTCAGTGGCACATGGTCAAAAAATGGCCAGAAACTTTGTAACTTTCTACAATAAGAGGTAGTAGTAGTTACGATGGACCACGCTCCAAGGAGTCGATATTCAGTCCAGTTCCAACTACCAAGAAGTGATTGTAACAGCCAAAAATGGTGTTTCCGCAATTCCATAATTTGTTTGGAAGATAGCAACTTGTCTTTGTTTGTCTTGCTTGTTTTGTGTGCCCTTGCTATCCCCATTTGACCCCCTTGATGAATCCCAATCCCCTAGTCCCTTTAAACCTTGACATTTCACTATTTCCTTGATTTTGTTCCACTAGACTTTTAGAATTCCAGAAAACCACTTTTCCGAGCTAGCTTATTTCCCCTACTATTTTCTACAAAACTTGCAACTTCTCTTGGGATGATCCTTTTTCTTGCTACTATAGCTAACATATTAGGTTAGT encodes:
- the LOC110799609 gene encoding wall-associated receptor kinase 2, with translation MNSKLQNMHLLPWHHLLFLAMVATTLVVTTASITPKNMITAANTTKPGCQQKCGNLTIPYPFGIGHNCYLEEAYAIICNTSYNPPRAIPVSQYGSDFTDILDITETQITIRNNAVTSRCYDSEGNVTSEIPGNLDMIGSPFSVSTENRLTVIGCDEYALLEGQGVSATLESAGCIALCNTEAVTRGSCLGSGCCETPILAAGWQELSVRLSSLHDGIGRPYADQPTCSYAFFARNGSFEFGGTSDITGAGGVVQNRILQEVPIVLDWNIQLNTSCREAKQMNSTDNPYFCQSNTECFDTYMGYRCRCLRGYEGNPYLQSGCKDINECAAGTNNPCTTACVNTVGGYRCSCPRGYSGDGQKSGSGCVRNPDKSSSTLKKITLGLGISLGTILLLLVGWWFSSVIKKRRIIKQKAKYFERNGGMLLEQQMATDESVVARLKIFTADELDKATDHFNEDRIIGQGGQGTVYKGMLSEGKIVAIKKAKKVDESQLGGFINEVVISSQINHRNIVKLLGCCLETEVPILVYEFIQNGTLFHHIHNPSEEFSITWRMRLQIASDSAGALAYLHSSSAIPILHRDIKSSNILLDDKYRGKLSDFGTSLSISIDQTHVTTRVMGTFGYLDPEYFQSSMFTEKSDVYSFGVVLVELITGQKAIRATLEEDRSLTSWFLSHMKDSRLQDIVDSEVLQEGSEEELQTIANLAMRCLNLDGKKRPTMKEVLIEIEGVISLHFLERNRKNGPETEETVTGKINHMYEGHGYSSSSAFYKENSSLCSAEMSLLFNPR
- the LOC110799610 gene encoding wall-associated receptor kinase-like 8 produces the protein MSLSILWLLLFLLPVSVEAIADPTSSTAIPPKTMLTAAVITKHSNCARTCGSLTIPYPFGVGRQCAHDDWFTITCDKTTYDSPKAFLWGPLDLEDREILEITETEVVIRNSQIASRCYDFRGKKVSENEGKFNISGSPFTLSHTANNLTVIGYNDYALIGDSGGTSPYEAPLYYRAGCITMCANLTVMKPGSCSGLGCCQTSVPIGLQDFTIDLYTVENRQRQKEYVPAEYCSYAFFAKVGNFSFGGASDLTTNGTVEKRTKQEVPVVLDWAFERYTSCKEAKKKNICQSNAECIDSEAGGYRCKCRSGYEGQPYLEPGCTDIDECASRPCAKYCKNVAGSFNCSCPSGYSGDGFKSGRGCYPDGLLKIITNLASGLGISLGIISMLLVSWWLSYIIEKRRIVEQKAKYFEQNSRLLLQQMATDESAMATIKIFTIDELERVTDNFNEDRILGKGGQGTVYKGMLSEGRIVAIKKSEVVNESQLRDFVNEVVILSQINHRNIVKLLGCCLEAEVPLLVYEYILNGTLFQHIHHPTEDFPITWKMRLQIASDSAGALAYLHTSSSIPIFHRDIKSSNILLDDKYRAKLSDFGTSKLVAIDLTHVTTHVHGTFGYLDPVYFQSSQFTEKSDVYSFGVVLIELLTGQKAIRSMIQEDRSLVLWFLSHLENSNLLDIVDSQILQEGSKEEFLAIANLGKRCLNLDEKTRPSMKEVLVEIERVMSLHFPGKNQKNWTEQVITGTSRTTNYSYDGLLSSKTFYPENISLSSAETSLLSNPK